The Lutibacter sp. A64 genome segment AAATAGAAAAACACGTGCATTGTATAGTCCTATTAAAGCTGAACTAAGTGCTCAAATGGTAGAGCCTCAAGTGAAATTTAAGGAGATAAATGCCATTGCTATTGATAAAATGGATAATGGTACTTATCGTATTGATATGGGTGAAAACTACACAGGTTTTTTTGAAATGGATTTGTATAAAGGTGTTGAAGGTGATTCTATTTTGTTTGAAATTAGTGATCAAACTGGTGAAACTTCTACTTGGAAACAAAAAAGTAAATATATTTTTGGGAAATCTGGAAAAGGAAAATTTGCGAACCGATTTAATGTTGCAGGTGGGAGATGGATTACCGTTTATGGTTTAAAATATGAACCCAAAATAGCCGATGTAAAAGGATATGTGGTGACTAATAACCGTAAGCAAATTAGTAAATTTGAATCGTCTAATGAGCAACTCAATCAAATTTATCAAGTCAATTTAAATACCTACTTAGCCAATACTATGGATGGTATTTTGGTAGATTGTCCGCACCGAGAACGGCGTGGTTGGGGAGAAGTTACCGTAGCAGCTATGTATGGTGATGCCCTACCAAATTTTGAAAGTGGTGCCTATATGGACCAGTATCTTCAATATACGAGAGACGCACAATTTCCTGATGGAAGAACTCGTGCTGTATTGAATGAAGAAGATCGTCCGTTTTTAATGTGGAAAGCAAACAACCCATTAACAGTATGGGAAACTTACCGAATGTTAGGTGATAAAAAAGTGCTGGAAGACAATTACGAGTCAATGCAAAAATGGATGACTTGGATTTTTGAAAATTCAAATTATGAAATAGGAGGAGCTATAAAGGCTGGAACACAAGGCTTGAGAGAATTCCCAGGATTAGGAGATTGGTGTACACCACGTGGTAATTTTTGGACAAGTAGTAATTCTCCGGAAGCGGTTCATTTTAACAACTGTTTGTATGCGTTTATGTTAGATAATGCTATGCAAATAGCAGAAGCTTTAGGTAAAACAGAAGATGTAATAACCTATAAAGATCGATTAAAAGTACAACGAGAAGCAACCCATAAATTGTCTTACAATCCAGAAACGGGTAAATACGTAAATGGCTATCAAGTAGATCAAGCATTTGCATTAGTATCTGGAGTTACACCAGCATCAGAAAAAGAAAAAGTTGAAGCAAATTTAGCAGATAATGTATTGTATAAATTTCCGTATTACGATACGGGGAGTTCTGGGCAAGCTTTGTATACACGTTATTTTACAGAATCTGGTGAGCGTATGGATTTGGTTTACGAGTTGTTACAAGATAAACATCACCCAAGCTATGGATACTTTTTAGAGCAAGGTAAAACAGTATGGCCAGAACGTTGGTCCGCTATTGGTAATAGTCAAATACATACCTGCTACACAGGAATTGGAGGGTATTTTATCAAAGGTTTTGGAGGAATCCGTCCAAATCCAGAACAATTAGGGATGCAATATATAATTATTAAACCTGTACCTGTGGGTAATTTAACTTTTGCAAATACCGAATATGAATCTATGTACGGAAATGTTATTGTTAACTGGGAAAAAGAAGCAAAAGGTGCAACATTTCATATTAAAGTGCCCGTAAACACAACTGCAAAAGTGTATCTGCCAGCAACAAATAAAAATGGTATTCAAGAAAATGGGGTTTTAGCTGAAAATGCTGAGAACATTCAATTTATAGGAACAGAAAAAAATAAAGCTGTAGGAAATTATGTTATTTATAATGTGTCATCTGGTATTTACGATTTTAAAGTTAATGAATTGCCTGTGACTCAATTTCCAAAACCATTAGACAACTTTGAGAATTTAGCAAAATTAGGAAGAATGAATGCTTCCTCTATGTTTATTCAAAATGAAAAATTACCAGTTTTTGAAGCCTTTAGGGTAAATGACGGCAACGAAGAAACACGTTGGTTAGCTACAGAAACTAAAAATCAGTATTTGGAAGTAGAATGGGTAAAACCGCAAACGTTTAATCAAGTTATTGTTGATGAATATGAGAATAATATCACATCATATAAATTGCAATACTGGGATAATGGAACTTGGAATGATTTTGCAAAAGGAACAACTTGTGGTGCAAATAAGATGCATCAATTTGATGCTGTTCAATCTTCAAAATTTAGAGTTTTTATTTTGGATGCAAAACAAGCACCTTCAATAAAAGAATTTAAAATTTTTAATAATTAGTAATGAAAAACAAAGAAGAAATAAACAGGAGAATTAGAAAATGAGGCGTTTTATTATCCCTCTTTATCCTTTTAACAATTTCAGTTGATAAAATTATTTATATTTTAAACATCCTTAAATGATGATGTAAATGATTTTTATCAATTAAAAAATACGTTTTTAAATAAAATAAACATGTACATACTTACTCGTAATAAATTAGCAACCGTTGTATTGGCAATACTATTTTTGGTTTCGTGTTCTTCAATTCATAATAATAATAATAATAATAATAATAATAATAATAATAATAATGCACCCCAGGATTTGGCTGTGAGTGAGCAATTTAAAAATCCAATAGGGTTTTACGATGCTACTCCTTCTTTTTCTTGGAAACTACCACAAAATAAAAATATCAAAAAGCAAACAGCTTATTCCATTATAGTGGCTTCTAAACCTGAACTATTGCCAAATAATGCCGATTTATGGGAAAGTGGAAAAGTGGAAAGTGATCAAACTTTATTTGTAAAATACAAGGGAAAAAAACTGTTCTCGAGACAAAAAGTGTATTGGCAGCTAAAGTTTTGGGATCAAGATAAAAATGCTTCTGTTTGGAGTGAGGTAGCCAATTTTGAGTTAGGGTTGCTTAATAACTCCGATTGGCAAGCCAAATGGATTAGTTTGCCAAAAGTTGATAAAGAGAAGTCACCCAAAACGAACAAAACAACGTATAAAGTTCAATACTTGCGAAAGGATTTTACGATAGGTTCTAAAATAGAATCTGCTAGATTGTACATTACGGCTAAGGGACTTTTTGAAGCTGAAATAAATGGTGAAAAAGTTGGCGATGACGTAATGGCTCCAGGCTGGACTCCATACAATAAGCGCATTGAAACTTTAACATACGATGTAGCAGACCTTTTGAAAGAAGGAGCTAATGCCATTGGGATTGCTTTGGCAGAGGGCTGGTATGCTGGCCGACTCATGCTTAGAGGTTACCCAAAGGTTTTGCCCAAAGTAATGTGTCAGCTTGAGGTGAAATATTTAAATGGAGATGTTCAGACTTTTATTACTGATGAAAGTTGGACAGCCACCCAAGATGGGCCAATTGTTTCTGCTGGAATTTATGATGGTGAACAATATGATGCGCGAAAAGAACAAAAAGTTTGGTCATTAAAATCATTTGATGATACAAGATGGCAAAAGGTTTTCGCTGAAAATATAGACACAAATGTAAGATTGACACCTAAGAGACACAATACAGTTAAATCTGTTGAGGAATTAGCGCCGGTTAGTATTACTGAAATTGATAAAGGTGTCGTAATTTTTGATATGGGGCAAAATATGGTGGGAGTACCTCGCATTATGGTACCAATGCATAAAGATGGAACCTTAAAAATACGTTTTGCTGAAATGCTTCAACAAGATGGGCGTATCTATACTGAAAATTACAGAGGAGCAGTTTCAACCGATTATTATACAGCTAAAGAAGATGGACAAATTGCGTATCAACCAACATTTACGTTTCATGGTTTTAGATATGTGGAGTTGAGTGGTTTTGATACAACTGCTATTCCAGATAAATCTTGGGTGACAGGTATTGTTCAACATTCGGATTATGGTTTGAATGTGGAGTTTAGCTCGTCACACGAAAAACTCAATCAACTACAAAGTAATATTATTTGGGGGCTAAGAG includes the following:
- a CDS encoding family 78 glycoside hydrolase catalytic domain translates to MINVFRIFKTLSIVFIVVILSCDSKSEVELIDLKCEYRTNPLGIDNTTPRFSWKLIAKNQIRGQKQTAFQILVASSLENLNDDNGDAWDSGKVVTDKSVNNKYQGKALESSKQYFWKVKVWDKDGKASNWSDYGKYSMGLLKQSDWKGDWILKSDQRKTDHNWYRKNFTLSDEAFSAFVHVGSFGYHELYVNGEKVTENVMNPVSSYMKKRIPYLTYDITDKLKEGDNVIAIWHAAGWARWKRIREYRNVPFVFKAQAEIIAGGEHITLKTDSTWKTKKSHSEYYGDWDILRFGGETIDDSKREDDWNTARYDDSNWMNASVYNHEVLNAEIPEGNNISFALNSNKNRKTRALYSPIKAELSAQMVEPQVKFKEINAIAIDKMDNGTYRIDMGENYTGFFEMDLYKGVEGDSILFEISDQTGETSTWKQKSKYIFGKSGKGKFANRFNVAGGRWITVYGLKYEPKIADVKGYVVTNNRKQISKFESSNEQLNQIYQVNLNTYLANTMDGILVDCPHRERRGWGEVTVAAMYGDALPNFESGAYMDQYLQYTRDAQFPDGRTRAVLNEEDRPFLMWKANNPLTVWETYRMLGDKKVLEDNYESMQKWMTWIFENSNYEIGGAIKAGTQGLREFPGLGDWCTPRGNFWTSSNSPEAVHFNNCLYAFMLDNAMQIAEALGKTEDVITYKDRLKVQREATHKLSYNPETGKYVNGYQVDQAFALVSGVTPASEKEKVEANLADNVLYKFPYYDTGSSGQALYTRYFTESGERMDLVYELLQDKHHPSYGYFLEQGKTVWPERWSAIGNSQIHTCYTGIGGYFIKGFGGIRPNPEQLGMQYIIIKPVPVGNLTFANTEYESMYGNVIVNWEKEAKGATFHIKVPVNTTAKVYLPATNKNGIQENGVLAENAENIQFIGTEKNKAVGNYVIYNVSSGIYDFKVNELPVTQFPKPLDNFENLAKLGRMNASSMFIQNEKLPVFEAFRVNDGNEETRWLATETKNQYLEVEWVKPQTFNQVIVDEYENNITSYKLQYWDNGTWNDFAKGTTCGANKMHQFDAVQSSKFRVFILDAKQAPSIKEFKIFNN
- a CDS encoding glycoside hydrolase family 78 protein, with protein sequence MYILTRNKLATVVLAILFLVSCSSIHNNNNNNNNNNNNNNAPQDLAVSEQFKNPIGFYDATPSFSWKLPQNKNIKKQTAYSIIVASKPELLPNNADLWESGKVESDQTLFVKYKGKKLFSRQKVYWQLKFWDQDKNASVWSEVANFELGLLNNSDWQAKWISLPKVDKEKSPKTNKTTYKVQYLRKDFTIGSKIESARLYITAKGLFEAEINGEKVGDDVMAPGWTPYNKRIETLTYDVADLLKEGANAIGIALAEGWYAGRLMLRGYPKVLPKVMCQLEVKYLNGDVQTFITDESWTATQDGPIVSAGIYDGEQYDARKEQKVWSLKSFDDTRWQKVFAENIDTNVRLTPKRHNTVKSVEELAPVSITEIDKGVVIFDMGQNMVGVPRIMVPMHKDGTLKIRFAEMLQQDGRIYTENYRGAVSTDYYTAKEDGQIAYQPTFTFHGFRYVELSGFDTTAIPDKSWVTGIVQHSDYGLNVEFSSSHEKLNQLQSNIIWGLRGNTLDIPTDCPQRDERAGWTGDAQVIAPTSFFLGDVHSFWTSWLESVRDDQDEDGAVPVMVPSLGGKLRAGAGWSDVITIVPWETYLRTGDVGVLEENYSSMKKWVGFYQSNANNHIVNMFTHGDWLQPYSTHERDQRFGVTSNKLIVTAYYARSVYLTSLAASVLGFESEAKEYELLFDAICDVFQERFFDPQGRVIEGPETQTAYLLPLAFDLLDQELAQKAIPHLLEQIKLTDNHLRTGFLGTPLLPLVLDKIGETDLMYEILFKETYPSWFYSINQGATTMWERWDSYTIKDGFNKGGMNSFNHYAYGAIGCWMYERIAGVKPIMVGYKEIEIAPIPGGPLTSAAATYNSPYGKISSSWKLVDKQFHLDVTVPPNTTAQVLVPGNTQEGVKVNGEEYVESSDIKLMSKTKEAFVFKVNPGAFSFKTNY